The proteins below are encoded in one region of Hordeum vulgare subsp. vulgare chromosome 3H, MorexV3_pseudomolecules_assembly, whole genome shotgun sequence:
- the LOC123441458 gene encoding uncharacterized protein LOC123441458: MARQDVLMEPQSPGSPASPDKPSAPELPEPYSEMRSLDEDAAVKPDRRTSSSSSSSSRASSAECVFHVDASEMHTPLVVAAAEGDDDHADAGTAAEAKLPAGDWVSWPEPSSDGGTVSAAPEAQTMAKPAVEGFNPDRIPASVFQPKAGSQADWSITSNESLFSIHGASLSTSDDFYAPSRSHFDYFYDEAMAAGGGGFQDGKLPPLAEVPGSAMSDASEGSASAKRGIRRHESGSIGSSSNFSFAFPILAEPSPGTKESMGGYQQLQKEQEQSPPTPSNRKSQFEEMTTEEERRPPNTGWCWCGECCGCCWFACSWPTCCCQWRWRCCSCSCSWPTCCQCSWCL; this comes from the exons ATGGCTCGGCAGGACGTGCTCATGGAGCCCCAGTCGCCCGGCTCGCCGGCCTCTCCGGACAAGCCGTCGGCACCGGAGCTGCCGGAGCCTTATTCCGAAATGCGGTCGTTGGACGAGGATGCCGCGGTAAAGCCCGACCGGcggacatcgtcgtcgtcgtcttcgtcgtccagGGCGTCCTCGGCCGAGTGCGTTTTCCATGTCGACGCGTCCGAGATGCACACCCCGTTGGTTGTGGCAGCGGCAGAGGGCGACGACGACCATGCCGACGCCGGCACGGCCGCGGAGGCGAAGTTACCCGCTGGCGACTGGGTGTCATGGCCGGAGCCGTCGTCCGACGGGGGCACGGTGTCTGCGGCGCCGGAGGCCCAGACGATGGCCAAGCCGGCGGTCGAGGGCTTCAACCCGGACAGGATCCCGGCGTCCGTCTTCCAGCCCAAGGCGGGGTCGCAGGCGGACTGGAGCATCACTTCCAACGAGTCGCTCTTCAGCATCCACGGCGCCAGCCTGAGCACCTCCGACGACTTCTACGCCCCCAGCAGGTCCCACTTCGACTACTTCTACGACGAGGCcatggcggccggcggcggcgggttcCAAGACGGGAAGCTGCCGCCGCTCGCGGAGGTGCCGGGCAGCGCGATGTCGGACGCGAGCGAGGGGAGCGCCTCGGCCAAGAGAGGGATCCGGCGGCACGAGAGCGGCTCCATCGGCAGCTCCAGCAACTTCTCCTTCGCCTTCCCAAT ACTGGCCGAGCCGTCGCCGGGGACGAAGGAGAGCATGGGCGGCTACCAGCAGCTGCAGAAGGAGCAGGAGCAGTCGCCGCCGACGCCCTCGAACCGCAAGTCGCAGTTCGAGGAGATGACGACGGAGGAGGAGCGGCGGCCGCCCAACACCGGGTGGTGCTGGTGCGGGGAGTGCTGCGGCTGCTGCTGGTTCGCCTGCTCCTGGCCCACCTGCTGCTGCCAATGGCGGTGGCGGTGCTGTTCTTGCTCATGCTCCTGGCCAACCTGCTGCCAGTGCAGCTGGTGCCTCTGA